The following proteins come from a genomic window of Corallococcus sp. NCRR:
- a CDS encoding YsnF/AvaK domain-containing protein: MMIKRNDIKEGMTVRSSDGEKLGKVFAVSEGEFHIEKGMFFPKDYLVRYAEVSDIRNGEIFLNHGREALRGLSDSGAVGATAATATGGTVGGIGAGLKTGTTKVTEVPRTGAEKVGFKDRELRERDLRTDMRAAERIANEDVTLRTHHEELGVTKHQRSAGEAQVRKIVVEEMKTVEVPLRHEEVEVVRRAVKDKDTIPGDVATFQEETIRIPLSAEEAELTKRAYTDEEITIHKRPIEERRNMEGRVRHEELEDVKVVRTEPSVDEEKRRAGYRADADIDPLKRS; this comes from the coding sequence ATGATGATCAAGCGCAACGACATCAAGGAAGGGATGACCGTCCGCAGCAGTGACGGCGAGAAGCTGGGCAAGGTGTTCGCCGTGAGCGAGGGCGAGTTCCACATCGAGAAGGGGATGTTCTTCCCGAAGGACTACCTGGTCCGCTACGCGGAGGTGAGCGACATCCGCAACGGGGAGATCTTCCTCAACCACGGCCGCGAAGCCCTGCGAGGGCTGTCCGACTCCGGCGCCGTGGGCGCGACGGCGGCGACGGCCACCGGCGGCACCGTGGGCGGCATTGGCGCGGGGCTGAAGACGGGCACCACGAAGGTGACGGAGGTCCCCCGGACCGGCGCGGAGAAGGTCGGCTTCAAGGACCGGGAGCTGCGGGAGCGCGACCTGCGTACGGACATGCGAGCCGCCGAGCGCATCGCGAACGAGGACGTCACGCTGCGCACGCACCATGAGGAGCTGGGCGTCACCAAGCACCAGCGCTCCGCGGGCGAGGCGCAGGTTCGGAAGATCGTCGTCGAGGAGATGAAGACGGTGGAAGTGCCCCTGCGCCACGAGGAGGTGGAGGTGGTGCGCCGCGCGGTGAAGGACAAGGACACCATTCCCGGCGACGTGGCGACCTTCCAGGAGGAGACCATCCGCATCCCCCTGAGCGCGGAGGAGGCGGAGCTGACCAAGCGCGCGTACACGGACGAGGAGATCACCATCCACAAGCGCCCCATCGAGGAGCGCCGCAACATGGAGGGCCGCGTCCGCCACGAGGAGCTGGAGGACGTGAAGGTGGTGCGCACCGAGCCCTCCGTGGACGAGGAGAAGCGCCGCGCCGGCTACCGCGCGGACGCGGACATCGATCCGCTCAAGCGCTCGTAG
- a CDS encoding ABC transporter substrate-binding protein, whose amino-acid sequence MRRLAPMLLAALAVLAAACEKKTQPTGEAGGAPAAQAPATAQGGGAPPAGDDVIVLGEVGALTGGQATFGISTRNGIALAVKEANAAGGVKGKKLVVRVYDDQSKPEEAAQAVTRLITQDKVALILGEVASSSSLAMAEKAQAAGVPMITPSSTNPSVTEKGDNIFRVCFIDPFQGFVMAKFARENLKLNKVAVLQDNKSAYSIGLTEVFRQKFAELGGKITATESYSQGDTDYRAQLTAIKKTQPEGIYVPGYYSEVGIIARQARELGLKVPLMGGDGWDSEKLFELGGSAIEGSYFSNHYSPDNPDERVKKFIADYKADNNGAVPDALAALGYDAARVAIEALKKAPDTSGPALRAAIAQTKDFPGVAGNITLDAKRNAVKSAVVLKVQDGKSTYVTTISP is encoded by the coding sequence ATGCGACGACTTGCCCCGATGCTCCTCGCAGCGCTCGCCGTCCTGGCGGCCGCCTGCGAGAAGAAGACGCAGCCCACGGGAGAGGCGGGAGGCGCCCCCGCGGCGCAGGCCCCGGCCACCGCGCAGGGCGGCGGTGCGCCCCCGGCCGGAGACGACGTCATCGTGCTGGGCGAAGTGGGCGCGCTGACGGGCGGCCAGGCGACGTTCGGCATCTCCACCCGCAACGGCATCGCGCTGGCGGTGAAGGAAGCCAACGCGGCCGGCGGCGTGAAGGGCAAGAAGCTGGTCGTGCGCGTGTACGACGACCAGAGCAAGCCGGAGGAGGCCGCGCAGGCCGTCACCCGCCTCATCACCCAGGACAAGGTGGCGCTCATCCTGGGCGAGGTGGCGTCCTCCAGCTCCCTGGCCATGGCGGAGAAGGCCCAGGCGGCCGGCGTGCCCATGATCACCCCGTCGTCCACCAACCCCTCCGTGACGGAGAAGGGCGACAACATCTTCCGCGTCTGCTTCATCGACCCGTTCCAGGGCTTCGTGATGGCGAAGTTCGCGCGGGAGAACCTCAAGCTCAACAAGGTCGCGGTGCTCCAGGACAACAAGAGCGCCTACTCCATTGGCCTCACGGAGGTGTTCCGCCAGAAGTTCGCGGAGCTGGGCGGCAAGATTACGGCCACGGAGAGCTACAGCCAGGGCGACACGGACTACCGCGCGCAGCTGACCGCCATCAAGAAGACGCAGCCGGAGGGCATCTACGTGCCGGGCTACTACAGCGAGGTGGGCATCATCGCCCGCCAGGCGCGCGAGCTGGGCCTGAAGGTGCCGCTGATGGGCGGCGACGGCTGGGACTCCGAGAAGCTCTTCGAGCTGGGCGGCAGCGCCATTGAAGGCAGCTACTTCTCCAACCACTACTCGCCGGACAACCCGGACGAGCGCGTGAAGAAGTTCATCGCGGACTACAAGGCGGACAACAACGGCGCGGTGCCGGACGCGCTCGCGGCGCTGGGCTACGACGCCGCGCGCGTCGCCATTGAAGCGCTCAAGAAGGCCCCGGACACCAGCGGCCCGGCGCTGCGCGCGGCCATCGCGCAGACGAAGGACTTCCCCGGCGTGGCGGGCAACATCACGCTGGACGCCAAGCGCAACGCGGTGAAGTCCGCCGTGGTGCTGAAGGTCCAGGACGGCAAGTCCACCTACGTCACCACCATCTCGCCTTAA
- the grpE gene encoding nucleotide exchange factor GrpE: protein MRAVSGTNDKDSIQTDIGQDVIDEAVRSVERRMDGDADSAGTEVELDVSAPAAEADAATPEVAPPTEDAAALRQEVESLRAQLDFSQTKARETLERLKEAHERAKDFQDRAIRSAADLENYRKRAQKEKEDVQKFGVEKLLKDLLPVVDNMDRALDAASKSPDFDSFQKGVAMTRKSFEDSLARHGVKGFSAKGQPFDPRLHEAIQQVESAEVPAGHVLFEVTRGFYLNDRLVRPAMVVVARAPEVAAAAPEAAAAGTEAPKASEESSAEPQTSAPSDSSSGGSQ from the coding sequence GTGCGCGCCGTGTCGGGTACCAATGACAAGGACAGCATCCAGACGGACATCGGGCAGGACGTGATCGACGAGGCGGTTCGCAGCGTCGAGCGTCGGATGGACGGAGACGCGGACAGCGCGGGCACGGAGGTGGAGCTGGACGTCTCCGCCCCGGCCGCCGAAGCGGACGCCGCCACCCCCGAAGTCGCTCCCCCCACCGAGGACGCGGCCGCGCTCCGCCAGGAGGTGGAGTCGCTGCGCGCGCAGCTGGACTTCAGCCAGACCAAGGCCCGCGAGACGCTGGAGCGCCTGAAGGAGGCGCACGAGCGCGCCAAGGACTTCCAGGACCGGGCCATCCGCTCCGCCGCGGACCTGGAGAACTACCGGAAGCGCGCGCAGAAGGAGAAGGAGGACGTCCAGAAGTTCGGCGTGGAGAAGCTCCTCAAGGACCTGCTCCCCGTCGTGGACAACATGGACCGCGCGCTCGACGCCGCCAGCAAGTCCCCCGACTTCGACAGCTTCCAGAAGGGCGTGGCCATGACGCGCAAGTCCTTCGAGGACTCGCTCGCCCGTCATGGCGTGAAGGGCTTCTCCGCCAAGGGGCAGCCCTTCGACCCGCGCCTGCACGAAGCCATCCAGCAGGTGGAGTCCGCGGAAGTGCCGGCGGGCCACGTGCTCTTTGAGGTGACGCGCGGCTTCTATCTCAACGACCGCCTGGTGCGTCCCGCCATGGTCGTCGTCGCCCGCGCGCCGGAAGTCGCCGCCGCGGCGCCGGAAGCCGCCGCGGCTGGCACGGAAGCACCGAAGGCCTCTGAAGAAAGCAGCGCGGAGCCCCAGACTTCCGCGCCGTCCGACAGTTCCTCCGGGGGGAGTCAGTAG
- the dnaK gene encoding molecular chaperone DnaK encodes MAKVIGIDLGTTNSCVAVMEGGEPVVIPNSEGSRTTPSMVGFTDSGERLVGQIAKRQAITNPENTVFAAKRLIGRKFDSPEAKKAIGVSSFKVASSPNGDAWVEIRGKGYSPPEVSAIVLMKMKQTAEDYLGEPVTEAVITVPAYFNDSQRQATKDAGRIAGLSVLRIINEPTAAALAYGLDKVKDAATERVAVYDLGGGTFDISILELTAGVFEVKSTNGDTFLGGEDFDQRLIDYLAKRFAEQNNGLDLRKDRMALQRLKEAAERAKHELSSAPETEVNLPFITADASGPKHLTETVDRSTFEALVADLIDRSIEPCRIALKDAGITAQAINQVLLVGGMTRMPRVQQKVKEFFGKEPHKGINPDEVVAVGAAIQGGVLKGEVKDVLLLDVTPLSLGVETAGGVFTKIIDKNTTIPCKKGQVFSTAVDNQPLVSVHVLQGEREMAADNKTLARFELVGIPPAPRGVPQIEVSFDIDANGIVHVSARDLGTGKQQQVRVVGNSGLSEAEIQAMINDAQSHSADDKKKKELAELRNNADGLIYTTEKSLEEYANLLSEKDRGEIQADLERLRSVLNTSDAGALKEAFQRLEGSAYRIADAIYTDQAKSG; translated from the coding sequence ATGGCGAAGGTGATTGGAATCGACCTGGGCACCACCAACTCCTGCGTCGCCGTGATGGAAGGCGGCGAGCCGGTGGTCATCCCCAACAGCGAAGGCAGCCGCACCACGCCCTCCATGGTGGGCTTCACCGACTCCGGTGAACGCCTGGTGGGCCAGATTGCCAAGCGGCAGGCCATCACCAACCCGGAGAACACGGTCTTCGCGGCCAAGCGCCTCATCGGCCGCAAGTTCGACTCGCCGGAGGCGAAGAAGGCCATTGGCGTCTCCTCCTTCAAGGTGGCCTCCAGCCCCAACGGCGACGCGTGGGTGGAGATTCGCGGCAAGGGCTACAGCCCACCGGAAGTCAGCGCCATCGTGCTGATGAAGATGAAGCAGACGGCGGAGGACTACCTCGGCGAGCCCGTCACCGAGGCCGTCATCACCGTCCCCGCGTACTTCAACGACAGCCAGCGCCAGGCCACGAAGGACGCGGGCCGCATCGCGGGCTTGAGCGTGCTGCGCATCATCAACGAGCCCACGGCCGCCGCGCTCGCGTACGGCCTGGACAAGGTGAAGGACGCCGCCACGGAGCGCGTGGCCGTCTACGACCTGGGCGGCGGCACGTTCGATATCTCCATCCTGGAGCTCACCGCCGGCGTGTTCGAAGTGAAGAGCACCAACGGCGACACGTTCCTGGGCGGCGAGGACTTCGACCAGCGCCTCATCGACTACCTGGCCAAGCGCTTCGCGGAGCAGAACAACGGGCTGGACCTGCGCAAGGACCGCATGGCGCTCCAGCGCCTGAAGGAAGCGGCGGAGCGCGCCAAGCACGAGCTGTCCAGCGCGCCGGAGACGGAGGTCAACCTCCCGTTCATCACCGCGGACGCGTCCGGCCCCAAGCACCTCACGGAGACCGTGGACCGGTCCACCTTCGAGGCCCTGGTCGCGGACCTCATCGACCGCTCCATCGAGCCGTGCCGCATCGCGCTCAAGGACGCGGGCATCACCGCGCAGGCCATCAACCAGGTCCTCCTGGTGGGCGGCATGACGCGCATGCCGCGCGTGCAGCAGAAGGTGAAGGAGTTCTTCGGCAAGGAGCCCCACAAGGGCATCAACCCGGATGAGGTCGTCGCCGTGGGCGCCGCCATCCAGGGCGGCGTGCTCAAGGGCGAGGTGAAGGACGTCCTCCTCCTGGACGTCACGCCGCTGTCCCTGGGCGTGGAGACCGCGGGCGGCGTCTTCACGAAGATCATCGACAAGAACACCACCATCCCCTGCAAGAAGGGCCAGGTGTTCTCCACCGCGGTGGACAACCAGCCGCTCGTGTCCGTGCACGTCCTGCAGGGCGAGCGCGAGATGGCGGCGGACAACAAGACGCTGGCGCGCTTCGAGCTGGTCGGCATCCCGCCCGCGCCGCGTGGCGTGCCGCAGATTGAAGTGTCCTTCGACATCGACGCGAACGGCATCGTGCACGTGAGCGCGCGCGACCTGGGCACCGGCAAGCAGCAGCAGGTGCGCGTGGTGGGCAACTCCGGCCTGTCCGAGGCCGAAATCCAGGCGATGATCAACGACGCCCAGTCGCACTCCGCGGACGACAAGAAGAAGAAGGAGCTGGCGGAGCTGCGAAACAACGCGGACGGGCTCATCTACACCACGGAGAAGAGCCTGGAGGAGTACGCCAACCTCCTGTCGGAGAAGGACCGCGGCGAAATCCAGGCGGACCTGGAGCGCCTGCGCTCCGTGCTCAACACCTCCGACGCGGGCGCCCTGAAGGAGGCCTTCCAGCGGCTGGAGGGCAGCGCGTACCGCATCGCGGACGCCATCTACACGGACCAGGCCAAGTCCGGCTGA
- a CDS encoding ABC transporter ATP-binding protein gives MSEPVKVLGERRAFEPLLSVEGIQVRYGAIQALRGVSLTVGKGEMVALIGANGAGKTSTLRAVSGMLKPSAGRITLAGQDTTGLKAHQLVPRGMAHAPEGRGIFPNLTVTENLELGAYLRKDTAQVRLDMDKGFSLFPVLRERQKQLAGTLSGGEQQMLAIARALLSKPRLLLLDEPSLGLAPQVTETIFRTLREVNATGVSVLLVEQNAHLALNAAHYGYVLETGEVVMAGPGKALLDSAEVRRAYLGE, from the coding sequence GTGAGCGAGCCGGTGAAGGTGCTGGGCGAGCGGCGCGCGTTCGAGCCGCTCCTGTCGGTGGAGGGCATCCAGGTCCGCTACGGCGCCATCCAGGCGCTGCGGGGCGTGTCCCTGACGGTGGGCAAGGGCGAGATGGTGGCCCTCATCGGCGCCAACGGCGCGGGCAAGACGAGCACCCTGCGCGCGGTGAGCGGCATGCTCAAGCCGTCCGCGGGCCGCATCACGCTGGCGGGGCAGGACACCACCGGCCTGAAGGCGCACCAGCTGGTGCCGCGCGGCATGGCGCACGCGCCGGAAGGGCGGGGCATCTTCCCCAACCTCACCGTGACGGAGAACCTGGAGCTGGGCGCGTACCTGCGCAAGGACACCGCCCAGGTGCGCCTGGACATGGACAAGGGCTTCAGCCTGTTCCCGGTGCTGCGCGAGCGTCAGAAGCAGTTGGCGGGCACGCTGTCCGGCGGTGAGCAGCAGATGCTGGCCATCGCCCGGGCGCTGCTCAGCAAGCCGCGGCTGCTGCTCTTGGACGAGCCGTCCCTGGGCCTGGCGCCGCAGGTGACGGAGACCATCTTCCGCACGCTGCGCGAGGTGAACGCCACCGGCGTCAGCGTGCTCCTGGTGGAGCAGAACGCGCACCTGGCCCTCAACGCCGCCCACTACGGCTACGTGCTGGAGACGGGCGAGGTGGTGATGGCCGGCCCCGGCAAGGCGCTGCTGGACAGCGCCGAGGTGCGGCGCGCGTACCTGGGCGAATAG
- a CDS encoding ABC transporter ATP-binding protein: MSTVAAAPPPGDALLQASGVSIRFGGLKALTDFNLTVRQGDLLGLIGPNGAGKSTAFNVLTGVYQPTEGEVRVAGQRVNGWVPHQINHLGLARTFQNIRLFRALTALDNVKVACRAQGGLHPVRLGPMAKAATAMRNYRDWWRALLLTPGFQAEERELTRQAEHLLEVMGLSHRRDEEARNLPYGEQRRLEIARALGTRPRVLLLDEPAAGMNTREKADLMVLIRRLRDEFSLGVLVIEHDMKLVMGICERITVLDHGETIARGAPAEVRSDRKVIEAYLGDSYLESHGGAA, from the coding sequence ATGAGCACCGTTGCCGCCGCTCCTCCTCCTGGCGACGCGCTGCTGCAGGCGTCCGGCGTGAGCATCCGCTTCGGGGGCCTCAAGGCCCTCACGGACTTCAACCTCACCGTGCGCCAGGGCGACCTGTTGGGCCTCATTGGCCCCAACGGCGCGGGCAAGTCCACCGCGTTCAACGTGCTCACCGGCGTGTACCAGCCCACCGAGGGCGAGGTGCGCGTGGCCGGGCAGCGGGTGAACGGCTGGGTGCCGCATCAAATCAACCACCTGGGCCTGGCGCGCACGTTCCAGAACATCCGCCTGTTCCGCGCCCTGACCGCGCTGGACAACGTGAAGGTGGCCTGCCGCGCTCAAGGCGGGCTGCACCCGGTGCGCCTGGGCCCCATGGCCAAGGCGGCCACGGCGATGCGCAACTACCGCGACTGGTGGCGCGCGCTCCTGCTCACCCCCGGCTTCCAGGCCGAGGAGCGCGAGCTGACGCGCCAGGCGGAGCACCTGCTGGAGGTCATGGGCCTGTCGCACCGCCGCGACGAAGAGGCGAGGAACCTGCCCTACGGCGAGCAGCGCCGGCTGGAGATCGCCCGCGCGCTGGGCACGCGCCCCAGGGTGCTGCTGTTGGACGAGCCCGCGGCGGGCATGAACACGCGGGAGAAGGCGGACCTGATGGTGCTCATCCGCCGGCTGCGCGACGAGTTCTCGCTGGGGGTGCTGGTCATCGAGCACGACATGAAGCTGGTGATGGGCATCTGCGAGCGCATCACCGTGCTGGACCACGGCGAGACCATCGCCCGCGGCGCCCCGGCGGAGGTGCGCAGCGACCGCAAGGTCATCGAGGCGTACCTGGGCGACAGCTACCTGGAGTCCCACGGAGGCGCGGCGTGA
- a CDS encoding serine/threonine-protein kinase, which produces MAVNRMADDILEDCLERGLDLDTGLDVFLTQCARMVHAKAGFVSLRGTRGPVLTRVLGELGVDVFQAAHWSGPRKLREGRMLFCQQLTLGKLNLGGLGLVVDGDFADGGQRVMGLVEAIGEQLDSAVLSFLALTDGRGPLERLDELDVEGTPVNRGRIGRYEVVKPLGTGGMAQVLIARTHGPEGLGRLVALKRILPHLTAQPEMVQQFLDEARIGLRLSHPNLVHVYDFGEAQGAYYMAMELVNGIDLDRLLRANKGPLEPPVASAIVSQALLGLHAAHSLKGEDGAPMELVHRDLSPHNVMVGFDGQVKVLDFGVAKVRAQRTVTLPGIVKGKPLYMSPEQALGQKLDARSDLFAMGLVLYQALTGRRAFEREDELDTMKAICQEKLTKPAEVPAVLWNVLSVALSKDPSARFPTAHAMADRLVAASPPARDTALAALAGRLFPERLRDSQRLETAVNHQRESPTRATPPTRAPR; this is translated from the coding sequence ATGGCCGTGAACCGGATGGCCGACGACATCCTCGAGGACTGCCTGGAGCGGGGGCTGGACCTCGACACCGGCCTGGATGTGTTCCTCACGCAGTGCGCCCGCATGGTGCACGCGAAGGCGGGCTTCGTGTCGCTCCGGGGCACGCGAGGGCCCGTGCTGACGCGCGTGCTGGGCGAGCTGGGCGTGGACGTCTTCCAGGCGGCCCACTGGAGCGGCCCCCGGAAGCTGCGTGAAGGCCGGATGCTCTTCTGCCAGCAGCTCACCCTGGGGAAGCTGAACCTGGGCGGGCTGGGCCTGGTGGTGGACGGGGACTTCGCGGACGGCGGCCAGCGGGTGATGGGGCTGGTGGAGGCGATTGGCGAACAGCTGGACTCCGCGGTGCTGTCCTTCCTGGCGCTGACGGATGGCCGGGGCCCGCTGGAGCGGCTGGACGAACTGGACGTGGAGGGCACGCCCGTCAACCGCGGTCGCATTGGCCGCTATGAGGTCGTGAAGCCCCTGGGCACGGGTGGCATGGCGCAGGTGCTCATCGCGCGCACGCACGGGCCGGAGGGGCTGGGGCGGCTGGTGGCGCTCAAGCGCATCCTCCCCCACCTGACGGCGCAGCCGGAGATGGTGCAGCAGTTCCTGGACGAGGCGCGCATCGGCCTGCGGCTGTCGCACCCCAACCTGGTGCACGTCTACGACTTCGGCGAGGCGCAGGGCGCGTACTACATGGCCATGGAGCTGGTGAACGGCATCGACCTGGACCGGCTCCTGCGCGCCAACAAAGGGCCGCTGGAGCCGCCGGTGGCGTCCGCCATCGTGTCGCAGGCGCTGCTGGGGCTGCACGCCGCGCACTCGCTCAAGGGGGAGGACGGCGCGCCCATGGAGCTGGTGCACCGCGACCTGTCCCCCCACAACGTGATGGTGGGCTTCGACGGCCAGGTGAAGGTGCTGGACTTCGGCGTGGCCAAGGTGCGCGCGCAGCGCACGGTGACGCTGCCGGGCATCGTGAAGGGCAAGCCGCTCTACATGTCCCCGGAGCAGGCGCTGGGCCAGAAGCTGGATGCGCGAAGCGACCTGTTCGCCATGGGGCTCGTCCTCTACCAGGCCCTCACGGGGCGGCGCGCCTTCGAGCGCGAGGACGAGTTGGACACCATGAAGGCCATCTGCCAGGAGAAGCTGACGAAGCCCGCGGAGGTGCCCGCGGTGCTGTGGAACGTGCTGTCGGTGGCGCTGTCCAAGGACCCCTCGGCCCGTTTCCCCACAGCGCACGCCATGGCGGACCGGCTGGTGGCCGCGAGCCCCCCCGCGCGCGATACGGCGCTGGCGGCGCTGGCGGGACGGCTCTTCCCGGAGCGGCTGCGCGACTCGCAGCGGCTGGAGACCGCCGTGAACCACCAGCGGGAGTCCCCCACCCGCGCGACGCCGCCCACCCGCGCTCCGCGCTGA
- a CDS encoding transcriptional regulator — MAEKWDRQLMDFLKRTGEDLKRTTDDLRGEAERLLKEVKDPEKQAKVKEGLVQLRTWAAATTKTAAEKIETAVRRVETSVEEAFKPGSTPGAASTPPPAAEARAAKAAPDEEAAPSRPPRAKSAGASKGGNKSIGRKKTASAPAAAKGARAPKKSASKKTLGRKKPAPGT; from the coding sequence ATGGCCGAGAAGTGGGACAGGCAGTTGATGGACTTCCTCAAGCGCACCGGCGAGGACCTCAAGCGCACCACGGACGACCTCCGCGGCGAGGCCGAGCGCCTCCTCAAGGAAGTGAAGGACCCGGAGAAGCAGGCCAAGGTGAAGGAAGGCCTCGTGCAACTGCGCACCTGGGCCGCCGCCACCACCAAGACCGCCGCGGAGAAGATTGAGACCGCCGTGCGCCGCGTGGAGACCTCCGTCGAGGAGGCCTTCAAGCCCGGCTCCACCCCCGGTGCTGCCTCCACCCCTCCGCCCGCCGCCGAAGCCAGGGCCGCCAAGGCCGCCCCGGACGAGGAGGCCGCCCCCAGCCGCCCGCCCCGCGCCAAGAGCGCCGGCGCGTCCAAGGGCGGCAACAAGTCCATCGGGCGCAAGAAGACCGCGAGCGCTCCCGCCGCCGCCAAGGGCGCCCGGGCCCCGAAGAAATCAGCTTCCAAGAAAACCTTGGGACGCAAGAAACCCGCGCCCGGGACGTGA
- a CDS encoding branched-chain amino acid ABC transporter permease encodes MAAPGVTTLTDVDVGRVPPALRGILPVLIAVPVLALAEVLLGTSPFATYLLSVVGVNIILAVSLNIVNGMTGQFSIGHAGFMAVGAYIAGVTSLELKEVALSFLPVAASDQVLFTVALLAGGTCAALCGFLVGLPSLRLRGDYLAIVTLGFGEIIRVVVQNTEAFGRALGLSGIPQYSSVAMVYFWVFLVVLVARRIAGSSHGRSLWAIREDEVAAEAMGVDTTGYKVRAFVISSFFAGIAGGLFAHFVPIINPGSFTFVKSMEIVVMVVLGGLGSTTGAIVAAIFLTLLPEGLRSLFGALGAEGSLAQKVDQIRMPVYGILLVVLMLSRPQGLFGTKELWDVLPRWLPRKKKGLT; translated from the coding sequence ATGGCGGCCCCTGGCGTAACGACGCTGACCGACGTGGACGTGGGCCGCGTGCCCCCGGCGCTGCGCGGCATCCTGCCCGTGCTCATCGCGGTGCCGGTGCTGGCGCTGGCGGAGGTGCTGCTGGGCACCTCGCCCTTCGCCACGTACCTCTTGTCCGTGGTGGGGGTGAACATCATCCTCGCGGTGAGCCTCAACATCGTGAACGGCATGACCGGCCAGTTCTCCATTGGCCACGCGGGCTTCATGGCGGTGGGCGCGTACATCGCGGGCGTCACGTCGCTGGAACTCAAGGAGGTGGCGCTGTCCTTCCTGCCCGTGGCCGCCAGCGACCAGGTGCTCTTCACCGTGGCGCTGCTCGCGGGCGGCACCTGCGCGGCGCTGTGCGGCTTCCTGGTGGGCCTGCCGTCCCTGCGGCTGCGCGGGGACTACCTGGCCATCGTGACGCTGGGCTTCGGTGAAATCATCCGCGTGGTGGTGCAGAACACGGAGGCCTTCGGCCGCGCGCTGGGCCTGTCCGGCATCCCGCAGTACTCCAGCGTGGCCATGGTGTACTTCTGGGTCTTCCTGGTGGTGCTGGTGGCCCGGAGAATCGCGGGCTCCAGCCACGGCCGCAGCCTGTGGGCCATCCGCGAGGACGAGGTCGCCGCCGAGGCCATGGGCGTGGACACCACCGGCTACAAGGTCCGCGCGTTCGTCATCTCGTCGTTCTTCGCGGGCATCGCGGGCGGCCTGTTCGCGCACTTCGTGCCCATCATCAACCCGGGCTCGTTCACCTTCGTGAAGTCCATGGAGATCGTCGTCATGGTGGTGCTGGGCGGCCTGGGCTCCACCACGGGCGCCATCGTCGCGGCCATCTTCCTCACGCTGCTGCCCGAAGGCCTGCGCTCGCTGTTCGGCGCGCTGGGCGCGGAGGGCAGCCTGGCGCAGAAGGTGGATCAGATCCGCATGCCCGTGTACGGCATCCTTCTGGTGGTGCTGATGCTCTCTCGGCCGCAGGGCCTGTTCGGCACGAAGGAGCTCTGGGACGTGCTGCCCCGGTGGCTTCCCCGGAAGAAGAAGGGGCTGACATGA
- a CDS encoding branched-chain amino acid ABC transporter permease: MSQLIQHLINGLAAGTIYALVALGYTMVYGVLKLINFAHGDVMMVGVYMGYATAFALGRQAQRSMWGVIVIFAVAMVGCALLGFLIERFAYRPLREKPRLTALITAIGISFALSYGFQLDIGFLPGASPRAFPEVITPSEWFIIGDRDVVIWNWQVISFLIAVGLMAALQFLVYLTRFGKAMRAVSYDHRTAALMGIPTDRIIALTFMLSSALAAGAGLLYAIKDTSVSPLMGLYVGLKAFVAAVIGGIGNVPGAVVGALLLGLVEEFVVGYAASTWRDAVAFAFLILVLLVKPGGLFGRVAAEKV, encoded by the coding sequence ATGTCGCAGCTCATCCAGCACCTCATCAACGGTCTGGCCGCCGGCACCATCTACGCCCTGGTCGCGCTGGGCTACACGATGGTGTACGGCGTCCTCAAGCTCATCAACTTCGCCCACGGCGACGTGATGATGGTCGGCGTCTACATGGGCTATGCGACCGCCTTCGCCCTCGGGCGTCAGGCGCAGCGGTCCATGTGGGGCGTGATCGTCATCTTCGCGGTGGCCATGGTGGGGTGCGCGCTGCTCGGCTTCCTCATCGAGCGCTTCGCCTACCGCCCGCTGCGGGAGAAGCCGCGCCTCACCGCGCTCATCACCGCCATCGGCATCTCGTTCGCGCTGTCGTACGGCTTCCAGTTGGACATCGGCTTCCTGCCGGGCGCGTCCCCCCGGGCCTTCCCGGAGGTCATCACCCCCAGCGAGTGGTTCATCATTGGCGACCGGGACGTGGTCATCTGGAACTGGCAGGTCATCAGCTTCCTCATCGCCGTGGGGCTGATGGCCGCGCTCCAGTTCCTCGTGTACCTGACGCGCTTCGGTAAGGCGATGCGCGCGGTGTCCTACGACCACCGCACCGCGGCGCTGATGGGCATCCCCACCGACCGCATCATCGCGCTGACGTTCATGCTCTCCAGCGCGCTGGCGGCGGGCGCGGGCCTGCTCTACGCCATCAAGGACACGTCCGTGAGCCCGCTCATGGGCCTGTACGTGGGCCTCAAGGCCTTCGTGGCGGCGGTCATCGGCGGCATCGGCAACGTGCCGGGCGCCGTCGTGGGCGCGCTGCTCCTGGGCCTGGTGGAGGAGTTCGTCGTGGGCTACGCGGCCAGCACCTGGCGTGACGCGGTGGCCTTCGCCTTCCTCATCCTGGTGCTGCTGGTGAAGCCGGGCGGTCTGTTCGGCCGCGTCGCGGCGGAGAAGGTCTGA